One genomic segment of Methanothermobacter wolfeii includes these proteins:
- the deoC gene encoding deoxyribose-phosphate aldolase yields MKIKSKEELASLIDHTNVRADATPADIERLCREAEEYGFRCAVVTPTNVRLASELLSSSEVMVCSVVGFPAGVSTPSVKALEASEAVENGAEEIDMVMNIGAMKAGDTELVHEDVSGVVEAAGVPVKVILETAYLTDEEKVKACIISRDAGAAFVKTSTAYGGLPGATVEDVRLMRRTVGDDMGVKAAGGIRDFETALAMLEAGADRIGTSTGVEIVEGFRVEDQDNR; encoded by the coding sequence ATGAAGATAAAAAGCAAGGAAGAACTGGCATCCCTTATAGACCATACCAATGTCAGGGCAGATGCAACCCCCGCAGACATTGAGAGGCTCTGCAGGGAGGCTGAAGAATACGGGTTCCGTTGTGCCGTGGTAACACCCACAAATGTCAGGCTTGCATCCGAACTCCTGAGCAGCTCTGAAGTCATGGTATGCTCGGTTGTTGGTTTCCCTGCAGGGGTCAGCACGCCCTCAGTGAAGGCCCTTGAGGCCTCGGAGGCCGTTGAAAACGGGGCCGAGGAGATAGATATGGTCATGAACATAGGCGCCATGAAGGCCGGGGACACCGAACTTGTCCATGAGGATGTGAGTGGCGTTGTTGAGGCTGCGGGAGTACCCGTTAAGGTCATACTCGAGACAGCCTACCTCACCGATGAGGAAAAGGTGAAGGCGTGTATTATAAGCAGGGACGCCGGGGCTGCCTTTGTGAAGACCTCAACAGCCTACGGGGGGCTTCCAGGGGCAACTGTAGAGGATGTTAGACTCATGAGGAGGACCGTTGGTGATGATATGGGTGTTAAGGCCGCGGGGGGTATAAGGGACTTTGAAACAGCCCTTGCGATGCTTGAGGCCGGCGCGGATCGTATAGGAACATCAACGGGTGTAGAGATAGTGGAGGGATTCAGGGTTGAGGATCAGGATAACCGTTGA
- a CDS encoding cyclophilin-like fold protein, which translates to MRIRITVEGKGQAIGELDDRNPESARRIYESLPIEGRALLWMEEVYFDIPVTLDYENPSGTASPGDISYWPPGYALCIFFGSTQPYSEVNHIGRVMENLELFSRVDEGDRIIIEKI; encoded by the coding sequence TTGAGGATCAGGATAACCGTTGAGGGCAAGGGACAGGCCATTGGAGAACTGGATGACAGGAACCCTGAATCCGCAAGGAGGATCTATGAGAGCCTCCCCATTGAAGGAAGGGCGCTTCTATGGATGGAGGAGGTCTACTTTGACATACCTGTAACCCTTGACTATGAGAACCCCTCAGGGACGGCGTCCCCTGGGGACATCTCCTACTGGCCGCCTGGATACGCCCTCTGCATATTCTTTGGATCAACCCAGCCCTATTCCGAGGTCAACCATATCGGCAGGGTCATGGAAAACCTTGAACTCTTCTCCCGGGTTGATGAGGGCGACAGGATAATCATAGAAAAAATATGA